One Stenotrophomonas maltophilia R551-3 genomic window, TGATCACCCCGATGCCGGCGAAGAACCAGCCCAGCCACCACCAGCGCCAGGCCGGGCCCAGCAGCAGGTGGCGCAGCAGGCCATAGTTGGCCAGGGTGATGAACAGCATCACCAGCGGATCGATCTGCGCCTTCTTCGCCTGGAAGGTGAAGTGCAGTGCGAACAGCAGGGCCCAGCCCGCGTACAGCCCGACCTGCCGCGTCCACAGGCGGCGGCCGAGATCGACCACGCACCACAGCGTGCCCAGCGCGGCCAGCAGCGAAGGCAGCAGGAACGCCACCCGCCAGTGGCCGACCAGGCCGTACAGCGTGGCCTGCCACCACATCAGCATCGGCGGCTTGTCCGCGTACAGTTCGGTGCCGCGATGCGGGAACAACCAGTAACCACTGTCGACCATCTGCCTGGCCACCAGCGCGAAACGTGGCTCATCCGATGGCCACGGATCACGGAGGCCCAGGCCAGCCCCCAGCACCAGCAGGGCCATCACCACCAACAACCACGTCTGGCGCGACGCGTGGGTTTTCAGCATGAGACTCGAAACGGCAGCGGGGGTCAGGCTGTTTTTAGCAGACGCGCGTAGAAGAAACCGTCAGCGTCGTTTTCACCCGGCAGCCGCTGGCGTGCCACCCCTTCGCAATCCACGCCGAACGCGTCGCCGAGCGGCTGCGCCACGGCATCCGGATGCCACTTCAGGAACGCGCGCACCTGATCGATGTTCTCGGCGCGCAGGATCGAACAGGTGGCATACAGCAGCACGCCGCCCGGGCGCAGCATCGACCAGCAGGCTTCCAGCAAGCGCGCCTGCACGCCGACCAGCGCGTCGATGTCCTCGGCACGGCGGTGGAACATCACATCCGGCTGGCGGCGGATCACGCCGGTGGCCGAGCACGGCGCATCCAGCAGGATCGCGTCGAACGGCACGCCATCCCACCATGAACCGGGATCACTGGCATCTGCGGCCAGGGTCTGTACGTGCTCACCCACGCCGGTGCGGATGTAGGTATCGCGTGCGCGCGCCAGGCGGCGGGCATCGATATCCAGTGCCAGCAGGCGCAGGCTCGGATCGCGTTCAAGCAGATGCGCGGACTTGCCACCGGGTGCCGCGCAGGCATCCAGCACGCGCGCACCAGACGCCGGCGCCAGGGCATCTGCCGCGCATTGCGCCGACAGGTCCTGCACCGACAACGCGCCTTCGGCGAACCCCGGCAGCTGGTTCACCGCAACGGGAACCGCCAGCCGCAACGCATCTGCACTGAGCGTACTTGCTTCGGCAGCGATGCCGGCTTCGGCCAGCGCTGCCAGTGCCTTGTCACGGCCGCCCTGCTGGCGGTTGGCGCGCAGCCACAGGGGCGCCGGTTGCAGGCTGGCGCTGAAGATCGCGTCGGCCTGTGCCGGCCAATCGCGTTCCACCGCATCGGCCAACCATTCCGGGAAGGCGTCGCGTGCGGGCTGCTCCGGGAAACCCTCGCGCTGTGCGCGGCGCAGGATTGCGTTGACCAGGCCGGCCTGGCGCTCGCGGCCCAGCGCGCGCGCGGCATCGACCGTGGCCGACAGTGCCGCATGCGCAGGCAGCTCCAGCACGTCCAGCTGGGCGAACCCGACCATCAGCAGCGTGCGCAGGTCGGCATCGCGGGCCGACAGCGGCTTCTGCATCCAGCCCTGCAGGGCAGCGTCATAGGTGCTGCGACGGCGCAGGACCGCGAAACACAGCGCTTCCAGCAGTGCGCGGTCGCGGCTGTCAGCCAGCTTGGGCAGCGCCCAGGCCAGTTCGGCCTTCAGCGAACGGCCACGGGTGAACACCTGTGCCAGCACGCGTGCGGCCAGCATGCGCGTGGCCGCGCCCGGCGCCGCCTTGGCGACGGAGAAATCGTTCTGCTTCGACACCGCTTATGCCCCCACGCGCAGGTCGCGGCGGGCGTTGAGGTAGTCGGCGGCGGTGATCGCCTTGCCACCCTCACGCTGCAGCACGCGCAGGCGCAGCGCGCCCTGGCCGCAGGCGATGTCGATACCGTCGCGGCTGGCCGCCAGCACCGTGCCCGGCGCCTGGCCATGGGCCAGATCCAGCGCCACTGCGCCATGGATGCGCACGCGTTCGCCAGCCAGGCTCGCCTCGGCGATCGGCCACGGGTTGAACGCGCGCACGGTGCGCGCCAGCGCGCCGGCATCCAGTACCCAGTCCAGCCGGGCCTCGGCCTTGTCCAGCTTGTGCGCGTAGGTCACGCCCTGCTCCGGCTGCGGCCGCGCGACCGGCTTGATGCCCGCGCGCAGCAGGCCCAGGCCATCAGACAGCACCTGCGCGCCGAGTTCGGCCAGCTTGTCGTGCAGCTGCCCACCGGTATCGGTGGTGGCGATCGGGAGCTCCTGGTGCAGCAGCACCGGGCCGGTATCCAGGCCAGCCTCCATCTGCATCAGGCACACGCCGGTCTTCGTATCGCCGGCCTGGATCGCACGCTGGATCGGCGCGGCACCGCGCCAGCGCGGCAGCAGCGAGGCATGCACGTTCCAGCAGCCATGGGTCGGAATGGCCAGCACCGCCTTGGGCAGGATCAGGCCGTAGGCCACCACCACCATCAGATCCGGTTGCAGGTCGCGCAGCTGCTGCTGGGCGGCCTCGTCCTTCAACGACTCGGGCTGGTAGACCGGAATGCCACGGGCCACGGCTTCAAGCTTGACCGGCGACGGCGCCAGGCCACGGCCACGGCCGGCGGGGCGATCAGGCTGGGTGTAGACAGCGACGACCTCGTGATGGCGCGCGGCCGCGCGCAGCGACGACACCGCGAATTCCGGCGTACCGGCAAAGACAATCCTCATGGCTACCCCACTTGCAGGATGGATTCGTGCAGGAAAGAAAAACGGCGCCGTCGGCCGGCGCCGTACAGCCCGCGCGTGCCGCGCAGGCACGGGCCACCCCAAGGGCGGCCCGGATTGGCGATCACGCCACGTGCTTGCGCTGCTTGGCCAGCTTCTTGCGCACCATCTCGCGCTTGAGCGGCGACAGATAGTCGATGAACAGCTTGCCGTCCAGGTGGTCCATCTCGTGCTGGATGCAGGTGGCCAGCACTTCGCCGGCCTCCAGCTCCTGCTGCTGGCCATCACGGTCCAGGTACTTCACGGTGATGGTGTCGGCGCGGGTCACGTCGGCGAAGATGCCCGGCACCGACAGGCAGCCTTCCTGGTACACCCGGCCCCCGTCCTTGGCGACGATTTCCGGGTTGATGAACACATGCGGTTCATTCTTTTCTTCACTGACATCGATGACCATGAAGCGCTTGTGCACGTCCACCTGGGTGGCGGCCAGGCCGATGCCCGGTGCGTCGTACATGGTCTGGAACATGTTGTCGACCAGTTCCTGGAAGGCCGGCGTGGTGACTTCGGCAGCGTCGATCAACGCAGCCTTGGTACGCAGGCGCGGATCGGGGAACTCGAGAATGGGGAGAAGAGCCATGGCAGTTTCCGGATTGGGGGCCGGCACGCCGGCATACGTCGCAGATTCTAGCTGCAACGCTTGCCTTGCGCCCCGGTTTCTGGACTATAGTGCGCGGACCTGTTGGGGAATCAGGGCTTCACACCTATGTTGCTTCGTTTTCGTACGGTCGTCGCCGCGGCGATGCTGACCGTGGCTGCCTATGCTACCGCCGTGGAAGTGAATGGCGGGCACCCGGACACCTATGTGGTCCGAAAAGGGGATACGTTGTGGGATATCGCCGCACGTTTCCTGCAGAAGCCGTGGCTGTGGCCGGAGATCTGGCAGGCCAATCCGCAGATCGCCAATCCGCACCTGATCTATCCCGGTGACGTGCTCAGCCTGGCCTATCTGGACCGGGTGACCGTGGCAGCCCAGCCCGGCCCGCGCCAGGAGGCTCCGATCGACGCCATTCCGCTGGCCCAGGTCGAGCCGTTCCTGAAGCAGCTGAGCGTGGTCGACAGCATCGAGCAGCTGCCCCAGGTGGTCAGCCTGGAAGACAGCCGCCTGCGCGTTTCCGGCGGCGATACCGCCTACGTGCGGCTGGCTGACGCCCAGCTGGGCCAGCGCTGGGCCGTGGTCCGCCCGACGGTACGCTATGCACAGCCCAAGCCGACCGAGGACCTGTCGGCCAATGGCGACGTCACCCCGGGCAGCGGCAACCTGTGGAAAGCCTACAGCGCACCGAACGCGCGTCGCGGCGTGCTCGGCTACGAGCTGGCCCAGCTTGCCACCGGCACCATCACCCGGGTTGCCGACGGCAAGGTCGAGGCCTCCACCCTGGTGCTGGACAAGAACGTGGGCGGCCGCGAAGTGCGTGTCGGCGACCGACTGGTCCCGATCGAGGCGAAACCGTACGACCTGCAGTTCGTGCCGCATGTACCGGCTGCGGGTGTCGAAGGCGTCGATGTGCGCGTGC contains:
- the fmt gene encoding methionyl-tRNA formyltransferase, producing the protein MRIVFAGTPEFAVSSLRAAARHHEVVAVYTQPDRPAGRGRGLAPSPVKLEAVARGIPVYQPESLKDEAAQQQLRDLQPDLMVVVAYGLILPKAVLAIPTHGCWNVHASLLPRWRGAAPIQRAIQAGDTKTGVCLMQMEAGLDTGPVLLHQELPIATTDTGGQLHDKLAELGAQVLSDGLGLLRAGIKPVARPQPEQGVTYAHKLDKAEARLDWVLDAGALARTVRAFNPWPIAEASLAGERVRIHGAVALDLAHGQAPGTVLAASRDGIDIACGQGALRLRVLQREGGKAITAADYLNARRDLRVGA
- a CDS encoding LysM peptidoglycan-binding domain-containing protein: MLLRFRTVVAAAMLTVAAYATAVEVNGGHPDTYVVRKGDTLWDIAARFLQKPWLWPEIWQANPQIANPHLIYPGDVLSLAYLDRVTVAAQPGPRQEAPIDAIPLAQVEPFLKQLSVVDSIEQLPQVVSLEDSRLRVSGGDTAYVRLADAQLGQRWAVVRPTVRYAQPKPTEDLSANGDVTPGSGNLWKAYSAPNARRGVLGYELAQLATGTITRVADGKVEASTLVLDKNVGGREVRVGDRLVPIEAKPYDLQFVPHVPAAGVEGVDVRVLAVTDMFTAGGPRDVIAISAGRAQGVDNGTVFSLWRPGRHVAHRMKYPTSSRMDDSLSSGAGRVSLPDEYAAHAMVFRTFDNVSYALVMQGVKPVRVGYNALHPDAK
- the rsmB gene encoding 16S rRNA (cytosine(967)-C(5))-methyltransferase RsmB — its product is MSKQNDFSVAKAAPGAATRMLAARVLAQVFTRGRSLKAELAWALPKLADSRDRALLEALCFAVLRRRSTYDAALQGWMQKPLSARDADLRTLLMVGFAQLDVLELPAHAALSATVDAARALGRERQAGLVNAILRRAQREGFPEQPARDAFPEWLADAVERDWPAQADAIFSASLQPAPLWLRANRQQGGRDKALAALAEAGIAAEASTLSADALRLAVPVAVNQLPGFAEGALSVQDLSAQCAADALAPASGARVLDACAAPGGKSAHLLERDPSLRLLALDIDARRLARARDTYIRTGVGEHVQTLAADASDPGSWWDGVPFDAILLDAPCSATGVIRRQPDVMFHRRAEDIDALVGVQARLLEACWSMLRPGGVLLYATCSILRAENIDQVRAFLKWHPDAVAQPLGDAFGVDCEGVARQRLPGENDADGFFYARLLKTA
- the def gene encoding peptide deformylase is translated as MALLPILEFPDPRLRTKAALIDAAEVTTPAFQELVDNMFQTMYDAPGIGLAATQVDVHKRFMVIDVSEEKNEPHVFINPEIVAKDGGRVYQEGCLSVPGIFADVTRADTITVKYLDRDGQQQELEAGEVLATCIQHEMDHLDGKLFIDYLSPLKREMVRKKLAKQRKHVA